The following are encoded together in the Lathyrus oleraceus cultivar Zhongwan6 chromosome 3, CAAS_Psat_ZW6_1.0, whole genome shotgun sequence genome:
- the LOC127126014 gene encoding phosphatidylinositol N-acetylglucosaminyltransferase subunit A isoform X1, translated as MIVLAEPDPSDMVRAIQRAITMLPKIDPQVMHNRMRELYSWHDVAKRTEIVYDRALKCSDQNLLERLSRYLSCGAWAGKIFCLVMIFNFLLWHLLELWQMKLRRRPMLFFRATAMDWRDVAENTTMQKITIVVILIIFHRKKMLT; from the exons ATGATTGTTTTGGCAGAACCTGATCCAAGTGATATGGTGCGCGCAATCCAAAGGGCAATAACTATGCTGCCTAAAATTGATCCTCAAGTCATGCACAATCGA ATGAGGGAACTCTATAGCTGGCATGATGTTGCCAAAAGGACCGAAATTGTATATGACCGTGCTCTGAAGTGTTCCGATCAAAACCTACTTGAACGTCTCTCACG ATACCTCTCTTGTGGAGCATGGGCAGGAAAGATCTTTTGCTTGGTTATGATCTTCAATTTTTTGCTATGGCATCTACTGGAACTATGGCAG ATGAAATTGAGGAGGCGCCCGATGTTATTCTTTCGCGCAACTGCGATGGATTGGAGGGATGTTGCAGAAAATACAACAATGCAGAAAATTACAATAGTAGTGATACTAATAATATTTCATAGGAAAAAAATGCTGACATGA
- the LOC127126014 gene encoding phosphatidylinositol N-acetylglucosaminyltransferase subunit A isoform X2 produces MIVLAEPDPSDMVRAIQRAITMLPKIDPQVMHNRMRELYSWHDVAKRTEIVYDRALKCSDQNLLERLSRYLSCGAWAGKIFCLVMIFNFLLWHLLELWQPADEIEEAPDVILSRNCDGLEGCCRKYNNAENYNSSDTNNIS; encoded by the exons ATGATTGTTTTGGCAGAACCTGATCCAAGTGATATGGTGCGCGCAATCCAAAGGGCAATAACTATGCTGCCTAAAATTGATCCTCAAGTCATGCACAATCGA ATGAGGGAACTCTATAGCTGGCATGATGTTGCCAAAAGGACCGAAATTGTATATGACCGTGCTCTGAAGTGTTCCGATCAAAACCTACTTGAACGTCTCTCACG ATACCTCTCTTGTGGAGCATGGGCAGGAAAGATCTTTTGCTTGGTTATGATCTTCAATTTTTTGCTATGGCATCTACTGGAACTATGGCAG CCTGCAGATGAAATTGAGGAGGCGCCCGATGTTATTCTTTCGCGCAACTGCGATGGATTGGAGGGATGTTGCAGAAAATACAACAATGCAGAAAATTACAATAGTAGTGATACTAATAATATTTCATAG